The Candidatus Omnitrophota bacterium DNA segment TTTATCAATAAAAGCCCGCGCGAAAGTTATGTCATTTATTGCTCTGCTGGAAGAAAAAGGGCCAAATTTAAGACGCCCTTATACGGGTATTTTAAAGGAAGGGATCAGAGAACTCAGAATACAGCTCTCGCCCAATCATTATAGGTTGCTTTATTTTTTCTTTCTGCGGAACAGGATTATCTTTACCAATGGATTAATAAAAAAGACAGATAAAGTTTCTGAAGAGGAAATTAAAAAAGCCAAAAGAAGAAAAAACGATTTTGTAGCACGGTATAAAGGAGGTGAATTCAAATTATGAAAAAGTTCAAAGTGAGAAAATTTAGAGATCGTTTGAAAGAAGAACTAAAGTCTGGAGAATTTTCTGTTGAATTCAAAAAAGAATATGATTTAGTAAAATTGGGAGTGACTCTGGTGGAACTGCGGAAAGCCCAGGGGTTAACTCAACGGCAGCTTGCCAAACTAATACACACCAGTCAGCAGGCTATTTCTAAATTAGAGAATGCGGAGGGCTCCGGCTGTAATATCAGCACATTAACTAAAATTGCAGCGGCTACAAATACGCATTTAAAATTATCTTTTTCTGCAATTTGAATTTGTTTGTGAAAAAGCAACAACGCTTAAAACGACGATGGCCATTTTTGTAAAAATTTTATTTTTTCTGATACCGGTCGCGGCGCTGCCTTTTCTGAACGATTCTTTCGCTTTGCCCAAAGCCATCCTTCTCTGGATGTTTATTCCGCTTTTTTTTGCCGCGGACAGCTTCGCCGCGGACAGAGAGGAGTCTCCGGTTTATTGTTTACCCGTGCTCTATTTTATGCTTTCGCTTTTTTCAATATATCCCGCGCTCAGTTTTACAGGGCTTTACAGATATTATTTCAGCGGCCTTTTCTCGCTTTTAGCGGGCGTAGCGCTTTTCAGGATTTTAAGAAATTTCCCGCAGGCCGCTGTAAAAAAACAGCTGGGTTTTCTGCTTTTCTCGGCACTTTTAACCTGCGCGGCTGTTTTTGCCGGGGGAGGGGGAAGGATCTCTTCCACCTTCGGCAATCCCAATTTTTACGGCGGCGTACTGGCGGCGGTCTCGCCCTACGCTCTTTATTTTTCGATTTCAAAGCCGGGCTATATCATTCATTTCATGTTTTTCGCGATAGCTCTTTTAATGACTCATTCCCGCGCCTCGTGGGTGGGGGTGTCCGCCGGGATTATATTTTTTATTTTCTGCGCGGGCAAAAAACACGGCTTGTCCGTGATGAAAAGGGCCGCCGCGCCTAAGGCGGCGGACTTGAAAGCCGCGCGGAATGTTCTGGCGGCTCTGGCGCTGATCATAGCGGGGGCGTTTATAAGTTCGCCGCGCTTTTCGGGAGATATCGTCAGGAGAGCCGTTTCCATCTTTGATCTATCGGAAGCCGATATCGTCTCAAGGTTTGAGGGTTATGCGGCAAGCCTGGCTATGTTCGCCGATAAACCGCTTTTCGGCCACGGGCCGGAAAGTTTTTCAATCCTTTTCCGTTCTCACGCGCCGGTTTCTTTTATCCGTCAGACAGGCGGCCTCGCGCATGCGGGATACAGTCACTGCTGGCCGCTGCAGATCCTCACCGAAACGGGCCTGGCCGGATTCGGCGCATGGTTTTTGCTGATATTTGTTCTGATCAAAAAAGCGATAGCATCAAAAGAGCTGTTTAAAAAAGCTGCGGGGGCCTCGGTGATAGCTTATGCCGTCACAAATCTTTTCGCTTTTCCGTCTATTACCGAGCTGCTCATTTTCTGGTTTTCCGCGGCCGTGATATACGGTCCGCGGCAGGTGCCGCCCTTGGCCGGGAATATTTTCACGCGCAAAGGAAGATTGTTCGCCGCTGCCGCCTCTTTTTTGATCTTGTTGGCGCCGCTTGTTTCCGAGATATTTTTTGTCAAAGCCGTCAAGTCTCCCGATAACGAGAAGGCTTATGCCCTGTTTCGCCGCGCGGCTTTCTTCCTGCCTGCGGATTATCATCTGATGAACGCGGGGAAAAGGTGTATTCTGATTTATAATAATACGAATTTGCCTTTATGGCTTGACCGGGGGGATTATTTTTTTGAAAAGCTGGCGAAAAAAAATCCGCGCCACGCGCTGGCTTTGAATGGACTGGGCGTGTCCGCCAGAGAAAAATTAGAGTTGTACAAAGATAAAAAGTACGCCGGTATCGCTGAAACTTTTTTTAAGAAAGCCATAGAGAATGACCCTTATCTGAAAGCGGCGCGTCTCAATCTCGCGCTCCTTCTTGAAAAAGAAGGCCGTTTCGCGCAGGCCCTCGGTCAGTATGAACAAGCCCTGGAAATTTACAGAGATGACCAGCAGATGCTTTTCAATTCCGGCGTCGTCAGCGTTAACGCCGGAAATCCGAAAAAAGCCCTTGAGTTCTGGTACAGGCTCAGGGAGATAAATCCCGGCTACGGGAAACTCGGTGAATATATAAAGCAGGCCGAAGCGCTTTAATATTCTGCGCTGTCACCGAAAAGAGCGTTTTCGCTAGACGGAAAATTTTTAACGGATAAAAAATCTAAAATTCCGCAACTCGTCCGCCGAAGACGGACTCAGACACGCGGAATTTTTTTACGATTTTTTCTCCTAAATTTTCCTATATCGCTCTAAAGCTGCTTTTCGGGGACATTTATAGATCGGCGGCTGTTGACGGCGGGCGTAAATAACGGTAAAATACGGCAGGAGAAAAATAAATGGCAGAAAGAAGGATACACCTTAGATTTCCGACCTTATCGGTTATAAAAACCGTTGAGATAAGCAGTTCCGACGGTAAGACGAACATACCCGCCATAATGTGCGATGTGTCAGTTGGCGGGATGGCCATGATCACTTTTCTGCCGCTGCCTGAAAATTCCGATATAGTGCTGGATTTGAAGATGCCGGATATCAATCTCAGAAAAGTCACAGCGAGAATAGTGCGTGTCGATGAGAAAAACGGCACTTTTCTGATAGCTCTCGAATTCCGCTCTCTGGATAATACGGTTAAGAAAAAAATAAACGCTATGGCTCTTGACTGGCAGAAATGCGAGGAGAGGCAAGCGGTCGGCGAAAAGACGGAATGCCGGCATTGCGCGTATTACAATCTCTGCAATAAAGAAGCGAAAAAAAAGCATGCCGCGAATCAATGTTCTGCCTGAAGAGGTCAGAAATTATATTTCCTGCGGTGAGGTCATAGAATCACCGGCTTCCGTTGTAAAAGAATTAGTTGAGAACGCCCTTGACGCCGGAGCTGACAGGATAGACGTAAAAGCGCTTGAGGCGGGACTGGGTTTCATAAGCGTGACGGACAACGGTTCCGGCATGGATTTTGAAGACCTGAAGCTCTCGCTCGAACCTTTTGCCACAAGCAAGATCAAAGTAAAAAACGATATTTCATCGGTGCAGTCGCTGGGCTTCAGGGGTGAGGCGCTGGCGTCAATCGCCAATGTCGCTGCCGTTAAGATATTTTCCTCCACGGGCTCCACGGGCGCTGTGATTTTAAGCGAAGGCGGCAGAGAGATAGATCACAGGGAGTTTTCCTGCCCCAGGGGAACCACCGTTGAGGTGAGAAAACTTTTTTTTAACGCTCCTGTACGAAAGAGATTCCTTAAAAGCCCTAAATACATGAACGGCGAGATCCTGAGAGTCGTGAGGGAATACGCGCTTTCCCGGCCGGAAATTGTTTTTTCGCTCAGGATAGACGATAAAAATTATTTTGACGATCTTTCGTCGTCCGACGACGAGAAAGAGAGGGTGAGGAAGATCTTCGGCTTTGAAAACGCCGATTACGCGGCTCTGGAAAACCCCATGATGGGCCTGCGCTGTTTTGCCTATCCTGAGGATTACAAGTCCTCCCGAAGGTTTCAGTTTATTTTTGTCAACAGAAGGCCTATAAGCAATGCCGCTTTTCTCAAGGCGGCGGAGAACGCTTTTGAGGGCTATCTGCCGCGGGGAAAGCATCCCCCTCTTTTTATTTATCTGACCGCGGCCAGCGGGCTCATAGATGTCAATGTACATCCGGCTAAAAGAGAGATAAGGTTTCAGAGCCCCCGCGCTTTTTATCAGATGGTCTATGATGTCCTGAGGAACAAATATTCCAGGAATCAGTCGGCCGTTTATCCTCTGGCGAGCGGGACTGACACCACCTCGGAGCTTTTACCGCGCGGTGCAGAGGGTTCATCGGATATTCCCTCCGCATCGCTTTTTGAAAACGGGGCTGTTAAAGAATCCGTCGCCCCCGAACCGTTTCCGGGTACACCAGTCGGCCCGCGTTGGGACAGTTTCCGCTATGTCGGAAAATCGCACGGGAAGTTCCTTATTTTTTCAACTTTTGACGCCTTACACATAATGGATTTTCACGCAGCCGCCGAAAGGATAAATTACGAAAAGATAAAACAAAAAATAAAACAGGGCAATGTCGCTTCCCAGAAACTCCTTGTCCAGATAGAGGTGAAACTTTCCACCGATGAAGCCGCTGCCCTTCAGGACAACAGCGATATTCTTATCAAACTCGGCCTGGCGCTGAAATATTACAGCGGCAGTGTTTTTATAAGCGCCGTTCCCGCGGGTTTTACCGGCAGCGAAAAAGATATGCTCGAGAAAATAAGCGCATGTCTCCTTGAGGGCAAAAAGCATCATGATATCTTTGAAAGTCTCGCGGATCGCGCCGTGAAGATCATTGCCTGCCACATGTCTTTCCGCGCAGGTGACGACATAAAGCCCCATGACGCCGAGACTTTGATACAGGAACTGAAAAAATGCTCCGAGCCGCTGAGATGCCCTCACGGGCGACCGGTGATGTTCAGTATTCCGGTTTCAAAAATAGATTCAATCCTCCGTCGATGAAACTCAAATCTTTCTCGGATATAAAATGCGTTGTGGTCGGCGGCGGCCACGCAGGATGTGAGGCGGCCAGCGCCTCGGCCAGAATGGGTGTGCCCACGCTCCTTATAACAATGCATCTGGACACCATAGGTTACACATCCTGCAATCCCGCTATAGGCGGTGTGTCAAAAGGCCACATTGTTCGTGAGATCGACGCTCTCGGGGGAGTAATGCCGTTGATAACGGATTCAGGACGGATACAGATGAGGATTCTCAATTCATCCCGCGGCGAGGCCGTCAGAAGTTCCCGCGCCCAGATAGACAGGCAGATTTACCGTCAGAATATGAAGAACATGATTGAGAACACGGATAATCTCTATCTTCTTCAGGATGAGGTGATATCCATTGATGCTCATAAGGGCAGGGTCCGCGGCGTGCGGACGCTCAGGGGCCTTTATCAGGGCTGTGGGGCGCTGGTGCTCTGTCCCGGCACTTTTCCAAACGGCATGATGTTCGTGGGCGATGTGAGTTTTGAGGGCGGGCGGTTCGGCGAACCCTCGTCGAAGCTGCTCACCTCTTCCTTGCAAAGCATAGGGCACCGGCTGATGCGTTTTAAAACCGGCACCTGCCCGCGTCTGGACGGCAGGAGTATAAATTTCAAAAAAATGATAATGCAGAAGGGTGACAGGAAAATCCTGCCTTTTTCTATGCGCTTCACGGGGAAGCCGCCGAAACAGATGCCGTGCTATATCACCTACACCAATAAAAAAACGGAAAAAATAGTAGTCAAAAACATAAAGCGGTCAGCTCTTTTTTCGGGCATGATCACAGGAACAAGCGTCAGGTATTGCCCGTCAATAGAGGATAAGTACCGGAAATTTCCGGACAAGGCCCGTCATCAGGTATTCCTTGAGCCTGACGGGGTCAACACAAACGAATATTATCCCAACGGCCTTTCCACATCGCTGCCTTATGAGGTGCAGGAGGATTGTCTGCGTTCCATAGCAGGCCTTGAAAATGTGCGGATACTGCGGCCGGGCTATGCCATAGAGCATGATGTCATAGACAGCACGGAACTGAAGCACAGCCTTGAATCAAAAAAACTCGCAGGGCTTTTTATCGCCGGACAGATAGACGGCACCACCGGTTATGAGGAAGCGGCCGGAGGTGGCCTTATCGCGGGTATCAATGCCGCCTGCTTTATTTCGGACCTGCCTCCTCTGACCCTGCGCCGCTCGGACGCTTATATAGGCGTGCTCATAGACGATCTTGTGACGAAAGGGACCTCCGAACCTTACAGGATGTTTACCGCGCGCGCCGAATACAGGCTGCGCCTGCGCGAGGGGAACACAAAAATCAGGCTTCTGCC contains these protein-coding regions:
- the mutL gene encoding DNA mismatch repair endonuclease MutL codes for the protein MPRINVLPEEVRNYISCGEVIESPASVVKELVENALDAGADRIDVKALEAGLGFISVTDNGSGMDFEDLKLSLEPFATSKIKVKNDISSVQSLGFRGEALASIANVAAVKIFSSTGSTGAVILSEGGREIDHREFSCPRGTTVEVRKLFFNAPVRKRFLKSPKYMNGEILRVVREYALSRPEIVFSLRIDDKNYFDDLSSSDDEKERVRKIFGFENADYAALENPMMGLRCFAYPEDYKSSRRFQFIFVNRRPISNAAFLKAAENAFEGYLPRGKHPPLFIYLTAASGLIDVNVHPAKREIRFQSPRAFYQMVYDVLRNKYSRNQSAVYPLASGTDTTSELLPRGAEGSSDIPSASLFENGAVKESVAPEPFPGTPVGPRWDSFRYVGKSHGKFLIFSTFDALHIMDFHAAAERINYEKIKQKIKQGNVASQKLLVQIEVKLSTDEAAALQDNSDILIKLGLALKYYSGSVFISAVPAGFTGSEKDMLEKISACLLEGKKHHDIFESLADRAVKIIACHMSFRAGDDIKPHDAETLIQELKKCSEPLRCPHGRPVMFSIPVSKIDSILRR
- a CDS encoding type II toxin-antitoxin system RelE/ParE family toxin, whose translation is MKKYELIFYVTKRGESPVDDFLDSLSIKARAKVMSFIALLEEKGPNLRRPYTGILKEGIRELRIQLSPNHYRLLYFFFLRNRIIFTNGLIKKTDKVSEEEIKKAKRRKNDFVARYKGGEFKL
- a CDS encoding PilZ domain-containing protein translates to MAERRIHLRFPTLSVIKTVEISSSDGKTNIPAIMCDVSVGGMAMITFLPLPENSDIVLDLKMPDINLRKVTARIVRVDEKNGTFLIALEFRSLDNTVKKKINAMALDWQKCEERQAVGEKTECRHCAYYNLCNKEAKKKHAANQCSA
- a CDS encoding helix-turn-helix transcriptional regulator — protein: MKKFKVRKFRDRLKEELKSGEFSVEFKKEYDLVKLGVTLVELRKAQGLTQRQLAKLIHTSQQAISKLENAEGSGCNISTLTKIAAATNTHLKLSFSAI
- the mnmG gene encoding tRNA uridine-5-carboxymethylaminomethyl(34) synthesis enzyme MnmG; amino-acid sequence: MKLKSFSDIKCVVVGGGHAGCEAASASARMGVPTLLITMHLDTIGYTSCNPAIGGVSKGHIVREIDALGGVMPLITDSGRIQMRILNSSRGEAVRSSRAQIDRQIYRQNMKNMIENTDNLYLLQDEVISIDAHKGRVRGVRTLRGLYQGCGALVLCPGTFPNGMMFVGDVSFEGGRFGEPSSKLLTSSLQSIGHRLMRFKTGTCPRLDGRSINFKKMIMQKGDRKILPFSMRFTGKPPKQMPCYITYTNKKTEKIVVKNIKRSALFSGMITGTSVRYCPSIEDKYRKFPDKARHQVFLEPDGVNTNEYYPNGLSTSLPYEVQEDCLRSIAGLENVRILRPGYAIEHDVIDSTELKHSLESKKLAGLFIAGQIDGTTGYEEAAGGGLIAGINAACFISDLPPLTLRRSDAYIGVLIDDLVTKGTSEPYRMFTARAEYRLRLREGNTKIRLLPQARQYGLVDKDVIAKMEKFKKDVERAVEFLSVKKIALNKKEGHLTLKAALLRGVSLASLKKRCSSAKIPDEALEEAVVELRYGGYIARMERDIKKYDSLREIKIPPGLSYKSINGLSTEIKHKLQRFKPEDLYSASAISGVTPAALDVLMVTLAKSGSSPKE